CAGGATACGCTAATTATGCAATAGACTGGGTTCTATATAATTTCAATAACAAATTTGGTGGTAGCTTAGATGAAGTAAGTGTAAGATTCGGTCCAGTAAATAGTAATGTAAATCCAGAAATAGTATATGTTAAATCAACAGCTAATATTCCCCTTTATTTTGCAAAAATAGCTGGAATAAGCTCAACAAATGTTGTTGTTGAGGGCTCAGCAAGAATAAGAGAAGTGAAATAGATATAAGAATATTAAT
Above is a genomic segment from Actinomycetota bacterium containing:
- a CDS encoding Tad domain-containing protein, which translates into the protein MKKFLIKQIKYERGSYAIISVIMIPIFLLIAALAVDMSMLFAARSELLKASDIAAIEVSKYLDLEQTQITGDVVVRSGYANYAIDWVLYNFNNKFGGSLDEVSVRFGPVNSNVNPEIVYVKSTANIPLYFAKIAGISSTNVVVEGSARIREVK